In Phyllopteryx taeniolatus isolate TA_2022b chromosome 8, UOR_Ptae_1.2, whole genome shotgun sequence, one genomic interval encodes:
- the rtn4rl1b gene encoding reticulon-4 receptor-like 1b, whose amino-acid sequence MFKRGCGLEFLLVLCGLEFSWSCPRHCICYTAPSTVSCQAHNFLTVPEGIPPDSERIFLQNNKIHRLLQGHFSTNTVTLWIYANNVTYIEPSTFRGFTLLEELDLGDNRHLRSLAEDTFHGLNRLSALHLYRCGLSSLPNNIFQGLRSLQYLHLQQNHLKFLQDDTFVDLHNLSHLFLHGNHLWRLNQNTFRGLRSLDRLLLHENQIEWVHHLAFHDLKRLTTLYLFNNSLMQLSGDSLDTLPALEYLRLNDNPWSCDCKGLTLWEWLKRFRGSTSSVGCQAPVDMVGKDLKELRKEDFSNCSPNSESRAQTNNLSGTVSPPSMNRGVVAGSGGQSNVVNPSRAGRPRNCSKNRSRGSKGKGDNEVHHSKEVMADKEDSSPDFSDGGKHDHTSPDGTVTRRKHKCVPRTTVRPPSGVQQANNRATLSRPLLYVYALVVALTTTNTDVILR is encoded by the exons GCTGTGGGCTGGAGTTCCTGCTGGTCCTCTGCGGCCTGGAGTTTTCCTGGTCCTGTCCCCGTCACTGCATCTGCTACACAGCGCCAAGCACCGTCTCCTGCCAAGCACACAACTTCCTGACAGTCCCCGAAGGCATCCCGCCTGACAGCGAACGCATCTTCCTGCAGAACAACAAGATCCACAGGCTACTCCAAGGTCACTTTAGCACCAACACGGTGACCCTCTGGATATACGCCAACAACGTCACATACATCGAGCCCTCGACCTTCCGCGGCTTCACGCTACTGGAGGAGCTGGATTTGGGAGATAATCGCCACCTGCGCTCCCTGGCTGAAGACACTTTCCACGGTTTGAATCGGCTCAGTGCTCTACACCTCTACCGCTGCGGACTCAGCTCGCTTCCGAATAACATCTTCCAAGGACTACGGAGTCTGCAGTATCTCCACTTGCAG CAAAATCATCTGAAGTTCCTGCAGGATGACACATTCGTTGACCTTCACAACCTGAGCCACCTGTTCCTCCATGGAAATCACCTGTGGAGACTCAACCAGAACACTTTTCGGGGTCTTCGGTCCCTGGATCGTCTCCTTCTGCATGAAAACCAGATCGAGTGGGTTCACCACCTGGCGTTCCATGACCTCAAACGTCTCACCACCCTCTACCTGTTCAACAACTCACTCATGCAACTATCAGGGGACAGCTTGGACACACTGCCTGCTCTGGAATATCTGCGTCTCAATGACAATCcctggtcatgtgactgcaagGGCCTCACGCTATGGGAGTGGTTGAAACGTTTTAGAGGCTCAACTTCCTCTGTTGGTTGCCAGGCACCTGTGGACATGGTTGGAAAAGACCTGAAGGAACTGCGCAAGGAGGACTTCTCCAACTGCTCCCCAAATTCTGAATCCAGAGCTCAAACCAACAATTTATCCGGCACGGTCAGCCCACCATCCATGAATCGTGGAGTAGTGGCTGGTTCTGGGGGCCAGAGTAATGTGGTGAACCCCTCCAGGGCTGGCCGTCCTCGTAACTGCTCGAAGAACCGCAGTCGGGGGAGCAAAGGAAAGGGTGACAACGAGGTCCACCACTCGAAGGAGGTCATGGCAGACAAGGAGGATTCCTCTCCCGATTTCTCAGATGGAGGAAAACACGATCACACGTCTCCAGACGGTACTGTCACGAGAAGGAAGCACAAGTGTGTTCCGCGGACCACTGTTCGACCCCCGAGTGGGGTTCAGCAAGCCAACAACAGGGCAACCTTATCGCGGCCCTTATTATACGTCTACGCCCTTGTGGTTGCCTTGACGACAACAAATACTGATGTTATTCTGCGCTGA